The genomic segment AGCGTTGTCGTTCTTCGACTGTACTACTTCCGTCTGGTTCTCCGGTATATTCGGCTGTTCCATGGTCACGTGGCTAGCTGGAGGCGAAGTCATTTTGTTCGGTATTTGCCTGAGGCCTTCACGAAATTGTTTCGAAAGTGACCTAGCGGTCAGGCTGTGCATTTGCCTTGGTGTTTCAACTATTTGTATCTCTGGCGTCGATGATCTCTCCTTGTGCACGTTACTTGATtttacctagcaaagaagaagCATTCATCAAGTATTTCGATAGAAAAGGAATATCTAAAATCGTAGCTGTGTTAAAGAATAAAATATTTCTGTATGAAGAAACAATGAAAAATGTATCTCCAGATTTTATGAAATTTGTAACTTTAACTATAATTTTAAAAATGAGAATTTTTTACCTTTGAAATAGGCGCGGAGACATGTTCAGTCTGCTTGCTGAATGCCTCAGCCAGTCTTCTAACCGATGGCATTGACAGGACCTTGTTGTCGAATTCCTCATCGCTCGAGGTCTTCTTCTTCCCGTTGCTCAATGGCTGCTGCGTCTGTCCTCTCTCAGAGGAATTATCCGTGTCGTTCTCCGACTCGTCGATCGACGACTCGCTGCTCTTAATATTGCACTTCTCCAGATTGTAATTATTCGCGATATTCTTAACCGATCCGTTCTTTATTACTTCAAGTTCATTGTACGAGTTCTGATTGTAATTCTCCGGCTCCTCGTCCCCGTGGTTGCTCATGTTCGAGTAGAACTTGGTAATGTTCGGCACCGATTTCGCCGCCTTCATGCCAAAATCGTTGTAGCCCTCGAATTTGTGCAACGCTTCCGTGCTCTGGGTCACGTTATTATCACCAGATGTACGAGTGCCCTCGACCACGTTGCAATCGTCGCTCTCGTAATCGTTGCACCGTGTCAAGTTCGATTTGTTCGCCACTCCAATGAACCTTGGTTTGAACTCGTCACTTCCGATACTGTTCAGCTGAATGTTCGACTGCGTTCGCCGGATTCCATCGTCGTAACCGAAAGACTTGAGGTCCAACTTGTTCACCACTCTTGGCGTGGAGGTCTTGATCGTTTTGTTGGACGAAAACTCATTTTCGAATCCGTAAGCTTTCAGGTCGATCCTCTTGATCTTCCGCGGATTATCGTCAGAGTTCGATCTCCTCGTTTCTATAACAGCGTTCTCGTAGTTCTCTTGGTTGTTCAATTTCGCGTTGATCTCGTTCTTGCTGTTCTTCCTCTCGTTCTCCAGCATCTCCTCCATCCGTTGCTCCTCCCACGTCCTCTGGCACTCGATCTTCTTCGCGAACTTCTCCTTGCCTTTCTCCGTCTCGTTCGTAACATCGTCCTGACGGACTGTCGTTTGATACTTGCTCTCCACGATGTTGTTCTGCCATCTGGCCACCTTCGATTTGACGTCGTTGCTGCGGTTCAACAGCGACTCCGTTTCCCTGTACTGTGTTTCGTCCTAGAACAGAAAGTGGCGCGGGTAGAATTAAAGGTCCAACGTTGGCTGGACATTTTTAGTTTCACAATGTCTGTCGATACCGTTCGCCATTGTTAGTACATAGTCTTTCAGCCACAATTAGCGTAATGCATGCGCAAGCGTGGtgtgcagccatatgtatattgTATTCAAGTATGTAATCGAGTCCTCCCGAGTTGTTAGTTACGACTGAACACCTTATCGTGGAGTGTGGCAGTAAAGACATTTGCGTATTGTATCCCGATAAGAATCCGTACGCGATCGTAGAGCATGCAGTCCCATGAGATCGTGTTAGTCGACATGCATTAATATGCTAACGCATGTAAACGATACTTACCGGTGATAAAGGCATTTTCGCAGCGATCATGCATGTGCAATGGGCATAGAACGACTTCGTACTAACAGACCGTTcgatcatatatatttcttttcttttttatgatTTACATGTGTGCTATATACAAGTAAGAATGATCGTATTGTACAAGGTCGATATATTACTCGTGCGTGCGATCTATAAGAAAGAGTCAAAGAGGTTTATTTACAGTTTGCAACAGAGTTATCCTACTTGTCTCTCGCTACGATTTAAGTATCTCGATAGATTATGTGAAATTCGTCACTGTGTTAAGATTAACCGTGGTGGTAGTTAAGATAGTCATCGATTCATCTAATTAGTTACGCGAGGATTAATCGTAGGAGTAGAATACCTACACCGCTGAAAGTGTCATGCTCTTCAAGTAAAGTCACGTTATTTATAAATagtatatttaaaataattaaaatatacaCTCTCGTTTGTACAATAAGCTTGTTCCCTATGCATAGTAATAATTtacagaaaaaaaggaaaggaaattTTATCTTGAACTGTTGGATTCGTTTTTGGACACCGTTCGAGGAACTTCAGGCTTGTAATATGGCACTAGATACCGTAACAAAGTATAAACTATCTAGAAAAGAACGCGAATCTCCACACGTTCTACACATTCGTCGTGAAAAATCGCTTATTCTCTCAATTGGATCGAGATCGGTTTCACCATATAGTCAGATCGCTCAAACTTCTCACGCCCAGCTTTTTAATCGGCTCCGAGCCCTTGTGCTTAGTTTTCCTCCCCTTCGAGCGAAGATCCCGCAACGATTCGAACGTTCTCTCCACGACTTCCGGCATTAATGGCGGCTCCAACTTCAAACTGTCGTTACTGTCCAACGAGCGATGCTTTTGCAATCTGGTCTTCTTTGCACCGTCGTCGAACACCTTTCTTCTGGACGTGTTCAAGAAATACGTCGACTCGTTGTCCGTGTTCGAGCGCGATTTCACCTTTCTCGACGCGTCTTTCAAGAACTTTTGCATGATCACGTTGTCTGGCGCGTGGACGTCCTCGTCTTGCCAGTCGTCGTCGGAGGTCGACCGATACGACGCTGAGACTATCGTCTTTGGCTTTCTTTTCGATCGTTTGCTATTAGAATTCTTGCGTGTAGCATTTTTATCGTTCTCTTCGTAATCGTCGTTTTGATAGTTGGTCCGTTCGATGGACAGTGAATCGAAATTGCCGTTCGATTCATTGTTCATTCCGTTCTTGTATGGCAAAACGGGATCACTCTGAGGCGATCTCACTCTTTTGGAATTTTTATAGCTCCTCATGGACGATCTCAGTGTGACTTTTCTATACATAGGAATTCCTCTCCCATCGATCTTTTTCCCCCTCTTAATACCTCCAAACGTCTGATACTTGAAGTTGGAGAAATCGAAGGGTACAGTATGTGCCTCCATTTGCAAGTTATCCTCGTCAGAATCTTCTACGTTCTCTATTAGGTTACACTTTATACCACCAAAAGTGTGGTACTTGTATCCATTGAAATTCCAATACTTTCTCCCGTGAGAGAATAAAATCTGCTCGTTTATCGCGCTATTTTGCCAGTCGTTGACCCATAATCTTTTCCAGGAATCCTGGTCCTCTCCCTTATTACCCTCCAGATCGTTCGTTTCGACGGAGTACATCCCTGAGTCGTTGTCTGGCTTCATATCATTACCTTGAGGCTTGTAAAGTGGATTATACGCCACCTTGCTCGAAGAATCGCTCAACGCGAACGAATCGTCGTTAGCTTCCTCCAGAGTATCGTTGTCAGATCGAAGAGATTCATCGTTGCGTCCATTGACACTAAAATGATCAATATCCCTTTCATCGGGCACTGTTTCGTATTCATTCGCCTCTTCTTCGTTCTCTCTCGCGTTTTCGAGACTTCTCGCTTCCCCTCGATGATTACTCTCTGAAGAGAATGGTTTCTCGTTGGGGAGTTCGATACTTTTGTAAAAACAATCGGCTGACTCGGCTGATTGATCGAGATCCATGCGTAGAAGTGGGTTGATGGCAAAGTGCGGACTGGAGTGTGGATCGCGATACGTCCGCCTAGAAAGACTGCCGCGCAGGGAAGCCTCCTCGAACTGTTCGAGCTGGAAACTCACCTGTTGATCCTGGTCGGCCATCCCCGTGGAGCTCGACCCTTGAGACAACGAGCTGCTCGGTCTGCTCGAGGTTGAAGCGGCTGATCTTCGCCCCTTCTCGCTGCCTGTCGCCTTCGAATCGTTGATGTAGTAATCCCTGCTGAACCTGCAATacccacgcacgcacgcacattaATTAGAGACAATTGCATTGTCGAGGTTAATTTGTTTTACACAGGTTTTATGGGACACTTGAGAATTTCATATATAACCCCTCCTCCACTCGATTATATTTTATGTAAATTATATATTCGCACACCCTTTTTTAGTAATTCATTGAGAAAACTTGATGTATATGAGATTGCTCGCCTCTATATATCGCATATTAATTCATTAAGAAAGCAAGATAAGCGTCGACGTTGACGTCTCGGATGGAAAAATGAAAAGTCTATTGTTTACTTGGATGTTACCTTCTAATATCAGGTTCGTGGGGCGTCAGCACGACATCCAAATCAGCTCCGTTGCTCTTTGGCAATTCGGAGTTAATTCTGTACAAAAGATCACTCATTATGCAACCTTGAGTTTGCAAGGGGGCTATATACAAATTATTGGGGCTATGTACACGAAAGGATATGCAGATTGTTTCACGAGACGACTCTTACCCAGGAATGTCTGACGATCTTCTCGAGTATTGCCTCTCCCACAGTCTTTTTTGGATGTTCTCCTGACTGTAGGGGTTGTTCTCGATCGGCGGAGCATTTTCCCATTTTCTGTGCTCGCGTTCCGCGATCGTTCCTAATTTTTATCACACAGATAGATGCTTGGTGATGCAATTTAGGGTTGATCGAAATTGGGATTTGTTAAGAGAAAATAGAAGTGTTTGCTCACCTGGTCTTGGAGGGGTGGAGAACCGAACGTCTTCTTCCGAGTTCTTTCTCCGCAAGGACGGATGCGATGCCGATTCAGCTTTGGCGGACGCCACAGCTTCTCGGCACTTGCTGCACAGTGGAATGTTGAAAGGTTTATCACGGTATCATCGGCAAGAAGAAAGTTCTTTACGCTGCTTGACAGACCGTCAGCGGTGACGCGTTACGAAACGAagcttgcttcgatacttgtaTGCGAAACTATCGAGAAATCTCGAATCCTCTAGCTTTTATAGTACGTCAAAATATGTAACATTTCTTGCGATTTCCATGAAGAAAAATCTACGAATTTTCTTGGATAGACAAATTTCttaggaatttttattttaattgaatTTTGCACTGCTCTTATTATACTTTATAATGTTTTCATAACGTAAAGTGCTTGATCGAAGATACCCAGTTTAGTGTTGCGGCTCGTATAACACGAATTAATGTAATGTGAAACGTACCATCGACGATATACGAAGTTCCGCTGCATATTACATTATAAGAAGAATACGATTAATCGAGCCATTACCTTCCCTCGTCCTCCATCGAGGACTCCTTCTCCAGCGTGGACTCGAAAGTTTCAGATTTCGTCAAGCTATCCAGGTGCCTCTGTGTCGCGATATCGTAGTGTTCCGTGTACTCGCTCTCTTGTTGGATATCTTCGGCTAATATCGAAAAAACGAAAGTGAAGTCGGTACTAATCTCGATCGTTAAAACCATTAGAAGACGCGTCCGCGTCGCTGGACATATTTACCATGAAAGTCGACTTTTTGCCGAGCAGTCCTCGCTTCCTCGTCCTCGAACACCTCCACAGTGTCGTCGTTGTCTTCCATCAGTTTCTTCTTGGCGCGTTCCAACGAGTTCAGCACGTTCTCCACTCTCAAGACGTTCGTTTCCTCGTCATTCGGATTCCCCAGGCTGATTTCCGGCACGGAACAGCACGTTGGCGTCGACGTCGGTGTCTTTGGCACATCCGGATCGTTCTCACGGGTCGAGCAAACCGTCGACGATCGCAAGTCAGTGAAACTCGATGAATTCTCCGCGACGAACTCGCTTCTATCCATTTTGAGTGGATCCTCGTTGCCAGTCGAATGTTCAGTTTTATTTTCTTTGGGCATTTCGTTCGTCATCTGACGCTCCATTTCTACCTTCTTCAAATCCTCCCTGATCGCTTTGATCGATTTCTGAACGGATCTCTCGTCCCCAATTTCGAATCTCTCGAAGTTCATTTCAACTCCTCTGTACTCGTCGTGTCCATTTTCTTTCAAACTTTGACTTCGCACACAGTCCACTGCAGTCTTCTCGTCCTTCATCTTCGTTTCACTTTGGCCTCTCACGAGTTTCCAGTTGGTCCTTTCGCCAGCCTTCGAACCAGGCGTGTCCACGTTTCTGGACGTGGTGTTCACGGAATTTTCTTCGTACAAAACATCGTCGGAGGGTTGACGGTAATGGTCCAAGCCATTTTCGAACTCTGACCCTTTTGGAGATCGAGGTACGACGTTGTTTATGGCTTCCTCCAGTTCTTTCTCAATTTCCTCGTCAGACTGCGCCGAGGAACACTCGGATAAGTCAGACGTGTCCTCCGCGTCCTTATCTCCGATCAGAGCCTTGAAGTCGGCGCTTGGATTCGGTACCAACATGGCGACGGGGTCAGCCTGCGTTTGAACCCTCTTCTTTTGGAACAACCAATTCTCCTCCCAAGATTCGACTGGGGAGACCATGTCTATGTGTATCTTTGTTATATCCAACTCGTCTTGGCTATCCTCTGATTCTTGCCAAACTGGATTCGACAAATCTTCGTTAATTAGATATCGCGTTAATGAAGCAATGAATGATTTACCAGCGAATTTAGAGGACTTCGATCTGGGACGTATCGTCATCGCAGAGGGTTTTGTGGGATTTGAAATTGTAACGAATAGAAATCTGAGATCGAGTTTAAATGCGATCACCGGTAGTGTCGGAGTACAACTGACTAGAATATATTGGACGGAATGTGTTAGTTGCGTAAATGATTCCCGGACATGGTCAGCATAAATGTTGCGTGCGCAAGTGTTATTCGAATTTTATTGCGAATTCGTGGACGGTGTACAATTTCCACGCGTATGGGAAACTTGACAGGACGACTGAAGTACTTggtaatttttcaaaaacttGTTTTTCAAGTGACACACTTTGcaacagtgaatacgaggtagttgATGGAACAGTGAAAGAATTAACGAACACTGCGTGCAATAATAATTATGTAGGTGCACTCTGCTGTTTTATTTTTCAGAATTTAGAATCTCTAAACGTAGAGGTAGTAAAAAAGAAAAGCAATAGCACTTACGATCGATGACGTCCATTCCAAGTTCAGGAAATGGCACTCGATGCGTGTTTCTAATGGCCAGTACATCGTTTTCCTTCGGTTCCTCGTCGGACGCGTAGGTTGTGGTCACTTCCTCTATCCGTTCCTCTATCTGGAACGAAACGAGGTCCACGTGTCGTTaataaattgtagaaaataGAATCGACGAGGTACTCCCTAACGTTTCTTCCATGTTTCGTTAGAATTGCCGCACGCATTTCAATGTGGAGCAACGGTTCCGCTTCCGTTGCTTATCATTGACGAGCAACCTGTTTATCGGACGATTACCTGGCAACCCACAAACCTATTCACGAAATTCCATCTAGCAGATGCAGGTTTTTCCAATTTTTCTTCAGAAGTTAAATAAAATACAGAAATTTAGTTTACTTCTCTGTTCTTTGCAAGAAATATTTGATTAAATATTCAATAAATCCAGAGCGCGAAGCGAAGgttataaaatttaattttcaagACCAAAATTTCTCGAATCAAGATTAGACATATTCTCAGCGACCTTGAAAGTTCGAGCTTCGAATTGGAGAACGATCATCGAGCTTGAACCATCTTCGATGTTACAAAGAGAACAATGATAGCCTCAAGATCTAGATGTTTGACCTGAGCCGATACAGACGCGTAGAACGAGTCAAGTATCCGTTTCCTCGGAACAGTTTTTGTTTCATTCAGAAGTTCTTGGATGTTTTGCAAAGGTTACGAGCGAGCGACGCTCGCCGTAGAAGGATTGCCTACCGTGAGAGATAATGGCTCCGGTTGGTTTCTAACGCGTCTCAGACAAGACGCGCTGCAGTCGCTGCTGCAATCGTCTTGGGACAACGGTTCCAGGCTGCTGCAGCCTTCCTCGACACCTTCGTCGAGGATTGCCTCGTTTTCGCCTAAAAATATACAAACAGGACGATTCTCTCTTATCCATTCGCGCTACTACCGCCTTCTTCTTCATCTCTAACTAATTTTCAACTATTTCTTAGCCCCTTTAACACAGTAACAGCGATTACGAGTCTGTATTCTGTCTGTAGAGTCAGAAAAGTTACAAGTTTAGGGCATTTAGAATTGCAAGGGTTAAATTTCCTCAAACTTGTGCATACATACTCAGTGAGCACTTGGTCGTGGACACAGGTTTCCCAGTGAGAACGTTGCTGTTGCCGTCCATCCGTTCCTTTTGGAATTTCTCGATGACCTAGAAAATCGCAGCGTTCGCTCATCGATTTAGCCTCTCGCTCGTACCACGAGCGAAATACCATAAATTCCATACGAACAGAGCCCAGGCCGCTCTCGAGGCGCGACGCCCTCGAGAGATCTGTGGCTCGAACGAATGAACATTTGTAACCTTGTTAAGTATCGCGGTCGCGAGCAGGTCCTCGTAGCTGTGCTCCGCGATGTTGCATCCCTCTTGGACCCTTCCGGTGCCACCGGAACCACCGAGACCAGGTAATTTCCTCGCCTCGTCCACGACGCGCTCGACGACCTCGCGTAGCGTCGTGTGCGCCATCGATGGCGTGTTCGCGTTCGGCTTGTCTGCAAATTGATCAATCTCAAATTATGCCTTCGCGTTACGCGTTAAAACCACTCGAGTGTCTGTCGATTTATTCACTTACAGAttcgaggtgtctacgtgtGCAGTGTTTAAGATAGCAATATGTACAATTATTAAGTCGTTACTGGTGTTCTGTGTTAAGGATCGAACTGCTTGCCAGCGTCTAAGTGTCTTAATTCGTATACTTCCAAGCTACCATCTTGTTAGCCTCGTTTAAATAACAGTAGTCACGACATTAATGAATTCTTACGATTCCAAAAGCTCCCTCCAATCGTTCCAACCCTTCTCTTCACCGATGAATAAACCATTACCCGTCTCGATCGAAGATATTACAGTCTATCCTGGAGCAACCATTTCTACGCGTCTGCTCGAGCGCACAAAGATCGACAAAAAAGAAACAACGACACTTTCCCAGAGTCCTCCATATAAACGCAGCGGACGATCTCTTCGAAATCCTCTCCTCTAATCAACCTCGATGTCCGGCAATCTCATTAGAAATCCGCGTTTGAAATCGATTCGCGGTGAAACCTTATCGAGGAGGAAATAAATCGCGCGAAAGGGTTAACGAGTATGGCGGGACAGGAAAAGTCGTGGACGAAGACTTTCATCGACGCGGTAGCCACGGCGCGTTGGTAATGGATCGAGCGAGCGAGCGTCTCGTCCCGTCGCGTGTATAAACGGCCGTGGCGAGGTAATTTCACCGGGCCTCCCGGCCTTGTCAGCGATTCCTCATTCTTCTTTTATAAACGTCCAACGCGCGCAGAGAACAGGAGAGAAATTCGACGGTGGCGGCGACCTGGTGAACTCTTTTCGCGGGAAACTCGAGGCCTCTCGACTGGTGCGCGCGTTCTCCGCCGCGTCCGCGCGATGGTTAGAGTTGGTCAAGCTAATGGCTCGTCCCGTCGCGTTAACAGATAGCAGCCGGAGATTGAAATTACTCGCAACTATGACACGCGGCTGGGTTCGTAGAAACTTGGCCCGGTCGTTTGCCTCGTTACCTCCAAGTCTCTCGAGTGTACCGCGTCTCGAGCGATTCATCGTCGCGTTAATTGCTCTGGTGTCGTTCAACGAGTGGTTTAAAGGTATGGCGTCGTTCGTCGTTTCGTTTCTCGGTTTCAGATTCTGGTCGCGTGCGTCCGCGTTTGGTGAACGTTCGAAATTGGCTGGGATGGTTGAGGAGAGACGAGGTGGTCGCGCACAGATTCCGTCGATCGATGGAACGGACTTTCTAGCTCTGATCTCTCGCTGTGCAGAAGGTGAAGGTCGCCTAcatttatttccttgctaggctgTCTCTGTTTACGTGGCCATCGCCGTGGCTGATTTATTGGTCGCAGCGCAGCCGCGATCATCGTTCGATTAACCCTTAATTACTTACGTCGAGTCGTGGTGATACAAAGTACGAATTTCACTTTATGTTCCACTATTGTTATTAAGCCTGGGACGTTTATCGAAGTCTTTGGGCTTCCGTAAACGTGAACGCATAATTACATAAATATGAATTTATGTAAGCCGTTCGACAAGATATTCTTATCAATTCTTAGACAACAGGACTTTGCTTTTGCCAAGTCATACTGCTTTGTTAGACCTTCTGAATATTTTTCTTCTGGATATCGTGCATGCACGTTTTTCAAGATTCGTATCGTTTCGTTTGTTAATTAAAACGATTACAAATCTACGCTTATTTAATACTCTTTATCAGTGTACTTATTATTCAAGAAACAGAAGATTGCATTTTCGATGTCGGTGCACGTACAATTCCACTCTGAAAGGCCAGCATCGCTCTAAACGCGTCTACGCGGGCAATTAAATGTTAATCGAGTCTGGGCATATGTTTCCttcattttttcctttttacaATTCGAACGTCATCGTCGACGGATTCCACGAAAACTTGTATCCTCCGTCCGTCCTTCCCAgagttttttctccttttttttctcgaaCGTCCTTCGCGCATCTTTCTTTCTCCACTTTCAATCAATACCGTCCAGTGTATCTATAAAACTGACGCAAACCGTCGACGAGCGTAATGAAACGAGCGGAGAAACTTGTTGCCTCGCGAGCCACACAAGGATGATCGCAATCGATGGCCAACGCCGACTATTCATAGTTATTCCGCGATACGCAGGAGCATTGTCTCGTCTAGGGGCGTTTTGCTTTTTCTCTCGAACTTTCCAATGCGGCAAATGAACGGGTGCATTTCGAAAGGGGACGAGAGTCGAGTGTTCCGCTTCGTTTCTGACATTCGTACGACAGAATCGTGTCCTGCGAACGCGTTTACTCGCGATTCGCCAAATACACGGTCGATCTAACGAAATTATAGAGATTATCGAGGCGCAGGAGTTAATCGCGGCGCAGAAAGGTTTCCTTCCGCGAGGAATCGATGTAGAACGTGCGCATTGATCGAGGAAAATCGTGTCTCACCGACGTTTAATTCAATATTTCATTTCGTGGAACGCCCACGGTTACGAGCGTTCGATTCGTTGGACTTTGACGTCGATGATTTcgtattatcgcgttttatcggaTTTCGACGACACGTGAGCGGCTCGATGATTGTTTGGAGGTGGACAGGTTTCGTGGGTGTTCTCTTGAGGAATGAAAAATACAGAAATTTCCGACTCCGTGTCCTTGGGTCTGATAAGCTGGCTTCTTAACTGATAAGATAGAAAATACGAGTTGGCTGCTGCGTTTCACTTGCAGGTAAACAGCAATTAGAATATTCGCGGTTTGTAATGGAGACTGAAGAATTCGAGAGACGCGTGGAACTTGTTTCTCCAATCCCCTAGAGATTTCATTAATCGTCTATTAAAATTACATAAATCGAAAGTTTTATTTTCGCcacattttaaataatatttatcttCTGAACTATCTATAAATAGTTGTAGCTGAAACGACATTAATCGTCGTAAAAATGTGAAATCTCAATCACGCCGACCTTGCGAGCCAATCGAAGCGCAGGGTTATTCGAACTCTTAATCAGTGCCGATAAAAACGTCAAGAAATGGAGAAATGTCACGAAAACAGAAGTATTCGTACAAAAATTGAAGTATCGTACGATTCGCGATAACCTCGTGGTCCCAATGAGAAGACAAGTTTTCTGTTAGCGGAACCTCAGCCGCGTCGATACTTTCGGTGTCGATCGCAATCGAACGACCCAATCGATACCGCCTCGATTGTTAAGCGTGAGATATTGCCtggatctttttttttttcctcgcgaACTGTAACGTCTACATTCACAATTAGAAGCGTAACGATATCGCCGCAGCGTCGAGACTTAGTTTAAAGGAATGGAAACAATGGCAGCGGAGCTAGTCACccggaagaacgtttcgttttGAAACGTGGTAGCGGATCGGCATTGTATAGAATTTATTTCGAACGGGAGAAAAAGTATCGAGACAATGGGAATATTATATGGAACGAGTCATCTAGAAAGGTGTTCCACCTCGCGATCCATCGTAGACTAGTTTATCTACATGGAATTTCGCGAGAGATGCGGTGAAAGAGTTAAGGCAGTGGGAACGGAACGAGTCACGCGGAGAGATACCTCGTTCGCGAAATTATCGTTGATGATAATTATTCTCCTCCGTTTATTCCGTTGCGAAACACTTGCGAAATGTTATTACAGAACGTCCTGGTGAAATGGTAAAAATAGACGTAACGGGCAAGATCCTCTCGCGACGGTTCGCTACACGCGATCGAGGAAACGTGCCAGGGACGCTCGAGCTGCTTGCTGGTGACAATTTTACAATAATCGTGGCGAATCTATGTCGATCACGGTGATTTCACGAGCGCAAACAGAGTCGAGATTTCGTAACCACTCTACTTTGTAAATTGTTCACTCCAGAAACGAACATACCTATTACGAAGGAGTAATTTTCAAGTACCAACGAGTACATTTTTCATTAAATTTGTATACGTTGCTTTCGATAAATAAATTCTAGAAATTAGAAGCAAAGTTGAAGAATATTAGGTATGTTCTTTAATTTCGACTATTGATTTCGATTGAACGTGGAGCCTCGATTATCCGTAACGATCTCGCCATACTACGCTGCGTTCGAGTAACTTCGCGTGAGAAGACAAGAGATTGAATGAAATTTCAGCAACGTTCGGATAATCGATGCTCTACTATACTTTCTTTCGCTCGTATCGTCGGATATCCTGTTCAGTGTGATATTAAAAATTAGTAACGGTTGACGATATTTACCATCTCGCGTGGTGAACAGCACGTAGACTAAGTAAGCGACGATCAAGCCGCCGATCAGCGTCAGCATCTCCGCGATGTATTCCAGCAACATTTATCACGCGTTTCACATCGTATCACCCCGTGCGATAAGCTAGCGAACGTATTATTCACACTATCGTGGTAATTCCGGGTGGTCACTTTAAATTGTAGCGTTTACATGCTCAGTACGATACGACTCCACCGTTTCTCATCCAATATTCCCAGTTACTTGATGCAAACGAGCGAATTCGTTCACTTTACGGAACGATCGCAATCTGCAACAACGCATTCGTGTACAAAACTCGTTCGTATTCTTCCTATTCTTTATTCTTATCGAGCAATCAATTACTGGTTCACTTTTCGATAAACTCAGCAGAATCTAGATACATTTCTTATCTTTAACATGTCATTTCTATTCGCGACACACTTGGGtgcacacagagagagagagagagagagagaagggagaTATTTACGCTATGATTTCTATTTTTAAGAAAGTGATCAGAATTTACAAGAATTCGGACAACTCATTTAAATTCCTTACAATTGTACTCGTCTAAGTAAACTTTGTTTTATACTGTTAAATAGTTGGTTCGTTTCAGCACGCAGGTTCTTCCACTGTTTATACGTCAGACAGTTAGTCACACAGATAGAAGGCTACATATCGTCACAGTCTCTGTTTGAGACAATGatcacgatttaaaaaaaaaactgaaagAATTCTTTGAAATTTCTCTCACTTCACTTATCTCGACCAGTAACGAGAATTTCTGTTTGCCTCGTTTTAACGTCGATTCGTTTCATCGTACGGTTTCTGC from the Xylocopa sonorina isolate GNS202 chromosome 13, iyXylSono1_principal, whole genome shotgun sequence genome contains:
- the LOC143430385 gene encoding uncharacterized protein LOC143430385 isoform X4 codes for the protein MSLVVAGVASGICFLIYSGIFKGKSGGSKEDEKQVHVDENHCACCLRPFHLGRGVRCKDCGARSCRKGCSRWDASDKAWHCLFCRQQSYWLKQKEVEVRGGSLNKKDLHRYFSTAKARVYVAGVENATTSSGQSLAAEREEANTMETIRDFVERIVEGLIGNMDDTPINRLYDHPAYKPNANTPSMAHTTLREVVERVVDEARKLPGLGGSGGTGRVQEGCNIAEHSYEDLLATAILNKVIEKFQKERMDGNSNVLTGKPVSTTKCSLSENEAILDEGVEEGCSSLEPLSQDDCSSDCSASCLRRVRNQPEPLSLTIEERIEEVTTTYASDEEPKENDVLAIRNTHRVPFPELGMDVIDLWQESEDSQDELDITKIHIDMVSPVESWEENWLFQKKRVQTQADPVAMLVPNPSADFKALIGDKDAEDTSDLSECSSAQSDEEIEKELEEAINNVVPRSPKGSEFENGLDHYRQPSDDVLYEENSVNTTSRNVDTPGSKAGERTNWKLVRGQSETKMKDEKTAVDCVRSQSLKENGHDEYRGVEMNFERFEIGDERSVQKSIKAIREDLKKVEMERQMTNEMPKENKTEHSTGNEDPLKMDRSEFVAENSSSFTDLRSSTVCSTRENDPDVPKTPTSTPTCCSVPEISLGNPNDEETNVLRVENVLNSLERAKKKLMEDNDDTVEVFEDEEARTARQKVDFHAEDIQQESEYTEHYDIATQRHLDSLTKSETFESTLEKESSMEDEGSKCREAVASAKAESASHPSLRRKNSEEDVRFSTPPRPGTIAEREHRKWENAPPIENNPYSQENIQKRLWERQYSRRSSDIPGINSELPKSNGADLDVVLTPHEPDIRRFSRDYYINDSKATGSEKGRRSAASTSSRPSSSLSQGSSSTGMADQDQQVSFQLEQFEEASLRGSLSRRTYRDPHSSPHFAINPLLRMDLDQSAESADCFYKSIELPNEKPFSSESNHRGEARSLENARENEEEANEYETVPDERDIDHFSVNGRNDESLRSDNDTLEEANDDSFALSDSSSKVAYNPLYKPQGNDMKPDNDSGMYSVETNDLEGNKGEDQDSWKRLWVNDWQNSAINEQILFSHGRKYWNFNGYKYHTFGGIKCNLIENVEDSDEDNLQMEAHTVPFDFSNFKYQTFGGIKRGKKIDGRGIPMYRKVTLRSSMRSYKNSKRVRSPQSDPVLPYKNGMNNESNGNFDSLSIERTNYQNDDYEENDKNATRKNSNSKRSKRKPKTIVSASYRSTSDDDWQDEDVHAPDNVIMQKFLKDASRKVKSRSNTDNESTYFLNTSRRKVFDDGAKKTRLQKHRSLDSNDSLKLEPPLMPEVVERTFESLRDLRSKGRKTKHKGSEPIKKLGVRSLSDLTIW